The following are encoded together in the Marmota flaviventris isolate mMarFla1 chromosome 18, mMarFla1.hap1, whole genome shotgun sequence genome:
- the Bcl3 gene encoding B-cell lymphoma 3 protein, producing the protein MPRCPAGAMDEGPVDLRTRPKATVPAGAALPLRKRPLRDPSPEPAAPRATAGPAVPPDPLRGGCSAPALPGPPHGLPRPEALYYPGPLLPLYSTPPMSPSFPLLNLPTPLYPMMCSMEHPLSADIAMATRADEDGDTPLHIAVVQANLPAVHQLVSLFQHGGRELDIYNNLRQTPLHLAVITTLPSVVRLLVTAGASPMALDRHGQTAAHLACEHRSPTCLRALLDSAAPGTVDLEARNYDGLTALHVAVNTQCHEAVLLLLERGADIDAVDIKSGRSPLIHAVENNSLSMVQLLLQHGANVNAQMYSGSSALHSASGRGLLPLVRTLVRSGADSGLKNCHNDTPLMVARSRRVIDILRGKASRAASASQPEPSPDRSATTSPESGSRLSSNGLLSPSPCSSPARSPPKDAPGFTLAPPNFFLPPLSPPALMPFPGVLRGPGRPVPPSPAPGGS; encoded by the exons ATGCCCCGATGCCCCGCGGGGGCCATGGACGAGGGGCCCGTGGACCTTCGCACCCGACCCAAGGCCACCGTGCCCGCCGGCGCCGCGCTGCCGCTCCGCAAGCGCCCCCTGCGCGATCCCTCCCCGGAGCCCGCTGCCCCCCGCGCCACCGCCGGCCCCGCGGTCCCCCCGGACCCCCTGCGCGGCGGCTGCAGCGCGCCGGCCCTCCCTGGGCCCCCCCACGGCCTGCCCAGGCCAGAGGCGCTTTACTACCCGG GACCTCTACTGCCTTTGTACTCCACCCCACCTATGAGCCCCTCTTTTCCTCTGCTGAACCTGCCTACACCCCTGTACCCCATGATGTGCTCCATGGAACACCCCCTGTCAGCCGACATTGCCATGGCCACCCGTGCAGATGAGGATGGAGACAC GCCTCTGCATATTGCCGTGGTGCAGGCTAATCTACCGGCAGTGCATCAGCTGGTCAGCCTTTTCCAGCATGGGGGCCGAGAGCTGGACATCTACAACAACCTGCGGCAG ACACCCCTCCACCTGGCTGTGATTACCACATTACCGTCTGTGGTCCGGCTCCTGGTGACAGCTGGTGCCAGCCCCATGGCGCTGGACCGTCATGGCCAGACCGCAGCCCACCTGGCGTGTGAACACCGCAGCCCCACCTGCCTCCGGGCCCTGTTGGACAGCGCAGCCCCGGGCACTGTGGACCTAGAGGCCCGCAACTACGACG GGCTCACCGCCCTGCACGTGGCCGTGAACACCCAGTGCCACGAGGCCGTGCTGCTCTTGCTGGAGCGCGGCGCGGACATCGACGCGGTG GACATTAAGAGCGGCCGCTCGCCGCTCATCCACGCCGTGGAGAACAACAGCCTGAGCATGGTCCAGCTGCTGCTGCAG CACGGCGCCAACGTGAACGCGCAGATGTACTCGGGCAGCTCCGCGCTGCACTCGGCGTCCGGCCGCGGGCTCCTGCCTCTGGTGCGCACTCTGGTCCGCAGCGGCGCAGACAGCGGCCTCAAGAACTGCCACAACGACACGCCGCTCATGGTGGCGCGCAGCCGCCGG GTCATCGACATCCTGAGGGGGAAGGCCAGCCGGGCTGCCTCCGCATCGCAGCCTGAGCCCTCCCCGGACCGAAGTGCCACCACCTCCCCAGAGAGCGGCAGCCGCCTCAGCTCCAACG GCCTTCTGTCCCCGTCGCCATGCTCCTCGCCCGCCCGTTCTCCTCCCAAGGACGCCCCTGGATTCACCCTGGCTCCTCccaatttcttccttcctcccctctctcccccagCCTTAATGCCCTTTCCGGGGGTCCTCCGAGGCCCTGGCCGGCCAgtgcctccctccccagccccaggaggcaGCTGA
- the Ceacam16 gene encoding cell adhesion molecule CEACAM16 translates to MALTGCSWLLLSVGILSAGAEISISPEPAQPAEGDNVTLVVRGLSGDVLAHSWYAGPTLSLSYLVASYIVSTGDETPGPSHTGREAVRPDGSLAIWGVLPRHSGTYILQTLNRQLQTEVGYGHVQVYEILAPPVVTANNTALVEHRDTLRLACSSPSAAEARWFFNGDTLPVAVRLGLSPDGRVLTRHGVRREEAGAYQCEVWNPVSASRSEPLNLTVYFGPERVAILQDSTTRTGCTIRLDFNTSLTLRCVARSCPEPEYVWAFNGRALQEGPDHLDISSMTSAQEGTYTCIAKNPKTLLSGSASVVVRLSAAAVTMMIVPVPPTPTEGQDVTLTVQGYPKDLLVYAWYRGPASEPNRLLSQLPSGNWIAGPAHSGREVGFANCSLLVQKLNLTDAGRYMLKTVTLQGKTDTLEVELQVARECGGGGRTRGQNRLGLPPRLGNPPKDQDSSS, encoded by the exons ATGGCGCTGACCGGGTGCAGCTGGCTCCTCCTCAGCG TGGGGATCCTGAGCGCAGGGGCCGAGATCTCCATCAGCCCCGAGCCCGCCCAGCCGGCCGAGGGGGACAACGTCACTCTGGTGGTCCGTGGGCTTTCGGGGGACGTGCTGGCCCACAGCTGGTACGCGGGGCCCACGCTCAGCCTGAGCTACCTGGTGGCCAGCTACATCGTGAGCACAGGCGACGAGACCCCGGGGCCGTCCCACACGGGGCGGGAGGCCGTGCGCCCCGACGGCAGCCTGGCCATCTGGGGCGTCCTGCCCCGGCACTCGGGGACCTACATCCTGCAGACCCTTAACCGGCAGCTGCAGACCGAGGTGGGCTACGGACACGTGCAGGTCTATG AGATCCTGGCCCCGCCCGTGGTCACGGCCAACAACACGGCGCTGGTGGAGCACAGGGACACCCTGCGCCTGGCCTGCAGCAGCCCCAGCGCCGCCGAGGCCCGCTGGTTCTTCAACGGGGACACCCTGCCCGTCGCCGTCCGCCTCGGCCTGTCCCCTGATGGCCGGGTGCTGACCCGGCATGGCGTCCGCAGGGAGGAGGCGGGGGCCTACCAGTGTGAGGTGTGGAACCCCGTCAGCGCCAGCCGCAGTGAACCCCTCAACCTGACAGTGTACT TTGGCCCCGAGCGCGTGGCCATCCTCCAGGACTCCACCACCCGCACGGGCTGCACCATCAGGCTGGATTTCAACACCTCGCTCACCCTGCGCTGCGTGGCCCGGTCCTGTCCAGAGCCCGAGTACGTGTGGGCCTTCAACGGGCGGGCCCTGCAGGAGGGCCCGGACCACCTTGACATCAGCAGCATGACGTCGGCCCAGGAGGGCACGTACACGTGCATTGCCAAGAACCCCAAGACCCTGCTGTCCGGCTCCGCCTCCGTGGTGGTCAGGCTCTCTG CGGCGGCAGTCACCATGATGATCGTGCCTGTGCCCCCCACGCCGACGGAGGGCCAGGACGTGACGCTGACGGTGCAAGGCTACCCCAAGGACCTGCTGGTGTACGCCTGGTACCGCGGGCCCGCCTCCGAGCCCAACCGGCTGCTCAGCCAGCTGCCCTCGGGGAACTGGATCGCGGGGCCGGCGCACAGCGGCCGCGAGGTGGGCTTCGCCAACTGCTCGCTGCTGGTGCAGAAGCTGAACCTGACCGACGCCGGCCGCTACATGCTCAAGACCGTCACGCTGCAGGGCAAGACGGACACGTTGGAAGTGGAGCTGCAGGTGGCCCGTGAGTGTGGGGGCGGGGGGCGCACGCGGGGCCAGAACCGCCTTGGCCTCCCCCCAAGGCTGGGAAACCCTCCCAAGGACCAGGACTCCTCCAGCTGA